The DNA window CCTCACCGTCGAGCCGGCCGCCGAACCGCTGCCCGGCATGGCGCGCCTGGCCCGGACGCTTGCCCGCCCCGACCCGGCGCGCGACCGCCGCCTGGCGGCCGCCGCCGCCGTGGTGACGGTGGACTCCGTATGGCCCGAGGACCCTCTCTACCGCGAGGCACGGGCGCGCAACATCCGGGTGGTGCGGATCGATGCCGCGCGCGCGCTGGACGGCCCGGGCCTCAGCGTCGCCGTGGTCGCCCGCCCGTCGTCCAGCATGCCCTGGCGGCGCGATCCGCCGGCGGCCGGACCGGCCCCGCAGGTCTGGTTCAGCCTCGCCAATTGCATCCGCATGGCCGAGATCGTGGCCGGCGACATGAGGCGGCTCGCCCCGGCCGACGCCGCCGCCATCGAGGCGAACCGCGCCGCCTTCGTCCAGCGTCTCCAGGCCCTCAAGGCCGAGTACGAAGCCCGCTTCGCCGCCCTGCCGGACCCCCGCGTCCTCGCCCTCACGGACCGCTTCGTCTACCTGACCAACGAGTTCGGCCTCGACGTCGAGGGCTACCTGCTGGAGGACGACGTCCGCTGGACGAAGGCGGATCTCGACGGCCTTGCGGCCTTCCTGAAGGAGCGCGACCTGCGGGTCGTCCTGCATCACTGGGAGCCGGCCGCGCCGATCCGCCAGGCCATCGCGGCCGGCGGTGCCCGCCTCGTCGTTCTCGACGATCTCGAGGCCGCCCCGCCGGCGGCGTCCGCGGCCGGCGACCTGGAGCGCGTCCTCCGGAGCAACCTCGACCGCCTCGCGGCCGCCCTGGGGAACTGACCGCCCTCACGCCTCCGCCCATCGTCCTGAAGACGGGCCTCCCGCTCGTGGCTCCGGTGCCGGCAGAGATGCTGCGCGGCGCGGGCGCCGTTCGGGGTCGGGACGCGGCCGAGGACCCGAGGCATGGACGTCCACCTCTCAAGGGTTTCCGGCGGCGCGGGCGGCCTGCAGCGCGCCTGGGCGCCGGCGCAGGCTGCGGCGGGCCCAGATCCACACGCCGGTGCCGAGCAGGCCCGTCAGGGCGACGGAGGTGATCACGTTGAGCCCGCCGCTCCAGACACCGGCGCCGTTCCCCTCGTGGATGAGGCGCGGCCAGTTGCGCGGCAGCCGCACCAGCCCGCTGCTCGTCACCGCGTAGGCGGCGAGCTCCCCGCCCTCCCAGACGCGCGCCATCATGACCGGGCCGCGGCGGCGGATCGAGTTGAGGGTCGAGAGGTCATGGTCGGCCGCCACCATCCGGAGCGCCTGGACGAGCGGCACGGGCCCGCCTCCCGCCGGCGCGAGCGGCGCCGAGAGCGTGATCCCGAAGGCGAGCGCCAGGCCGGTCAGCGGGCTGAGGACGACCAGCGGCAGCAGGAACCAGGCGGTGCCCTTGTGCCAGCCCGGCACCGTGTTGCGCAGGCGCGGCAGCCCCATCAGCACGCCGAGCGTGACGATCACCAGCATCGCGATGGTCGAGGCCGTGACCAGCCAGCCGAGGTCGCCGATCAGCCGCTCGTGCAGGCCGCGCGCCGTATTGAAGACGCCCGCCCAGGTCCCGCCGGCGCGCGGCGCCCCGGTCGAAAGATCGAAGCTCCGCCCCGGACCGCCCGGCCCGCCGCCGATCGTCAGGGTGCCGTCCTGCGGCGCGATGGAGAGGCCGCCCGCCTTGCCCTCCGGATCCGCCTTGGCGAGCAGCGCCTCGACCGCCGGCAGCGTGAGCGACCCCGGCTTCACCGCCGAGACCTGCGCGATCGGCTCGAAGGAGAGCACCAGGCCGGTCAGGATGACGGCGAGGAGAGGCAGCGCGAAGGTGAGCGAGATCCAGCGGTGCAGTCTGAGAAACACGGGTTTCATCGATGTCTCCAAGGTCGGCCTCCCGGCACGGGACCGGAGCGTGTCCTTGCGGGGGCTCGTCCGGGCCGGTCCGCCCTGCGGCCGGGACGTCATGCCCCAGACCTATCCCCCGCCGCCCCTCGGCTCAACGCTGCCGCCGCGATCTTTTGTATCGGCCTGTCACCGACCGGCGGAGGGGCGCCGCACCCGATACATCTCGTTACAATTGATGACCGCGCCGAGGCTTTCCCGTCCCGCGTCCCGATCCGACAATCCCCGGCGGATCGGTCGGGAGGAGCGGCGGCGCGTCCCCGGAGGCATCGATGGAGCGCACCCCCCATGTCCTGGTTGTCGACGACCATCGCGAGATCCGCGAGCTCCTCGCCCGCTTCTTCGTGAAGAACGGCCTGCGCGTCAGCGTCGCCGCGGGCGGCGCGGAGATGCGCCAGGTGCTGAGGGCCGGCGCCGTCGACGTGATCGTGCTCGACATCATGATGCCCGGCGAGGACGGCCTGTCGCTCTGCCGCCAGCTCCGTCAGACGAGCGACGTGCCGATCGTCCTCCTGACGGCGGTGGCCGAGGAGACCGACCGCATCGTCGGCCTCGAGCTCGGCGCCGACGACTACGTGACGAAGCCCTTCAGCCCGCGCGAACTCCTCGCCCGCATCCGCGCGATCCTGAGGCGCACCCAGGCCGCCTCCAAGCCCACCCCGGAGACCGAGCGACGGCAGTACCGCTTCGAGGGCTTCACCCTCGACCCCGCCCGCAACGCCCTCTTCGACGCGGCGGGAACGCCCGTCCCGCTCGGCACGGCCGAGTTCCGCCTGCTCCACGCCTTCGTGGCCCGGCCCGGCATGGTGCTGACCCGCGACCAGCTTCTCGATATCACGGCCGGCCGAAGCGCCCAGGTCTTCGACCGCAGCATCGACAACCTGGTCAGCCGGCTCCGCCGCCGCATCGAGAAGGACCCGCAGCATCCCGCCCTGGTGAAGACGGTCTGGGGCGACGGCTACATGTTCGCCGCCCCGGTAGAGGTGCTGGAGTGACCGCCCGCACCGTCCCGCAGCGCCTCTGGCCGCGCGGCCTCGCCGGCCGGCTGGTGCTGCTCCTCACCGTCGCCCTCGCGGCCGCCCAGGCGGCCTTCGCGCTCGCCATGTGGGGGCAGCAGGACGTGCTCGTCGCCGAACTCGCCCGCGGCCAGGCGCTCCGCGAGACGGTCGCCCTCGCCCGGCTCCTCCGCCGCTATCCGCCGGCGGACGGCGAGGCGCTCGCCGAGGCCTTCGGGTCGCGCCAGTCCTGCGCCCGCCTGACGTCCGGCCCCGCGCCCCCGGGCGAGCCCATGTCGGCCGCCGAAAGCGAACTCGCCCGCACCCTCGGCGCCATGCTGCACGGGGTCGGCGCCGGCGACCCGCAGGTCTCCATCGAGCCCGTGGGGGCGAGCCGCAACCCCTGCGAGGGCCTCGGCCCCGTCCGCCGCCGGCCTCCGGGCGATGAGGCGTCCGGCGCCGCACGTCCCCCCGCCGAGCCGCCGGGCGTTCCCGGGCGGGCGCGGGTCGCCGCCGTCGCCCTGTCGGTGCCGCTCGGCGACGGCCGGGGCCTGACCGTCCGCACCACCGTCGACGTGCCCGCGCGCTGGACCTGGGCCACCTTCCTGTCCTTCGTCCTCTCTTCGCTCGCCGTGGCCGGGGTAGTGGTCGTCGCCGTCGCGGTGCAGACCCGCTCGCTCCGGACCCTCGCGGACGCCTCCGACAGGCTCGGCCGCGGCGAGGCCGTCGCGCCGCTGGACCCGCGCGGGCCGCGCGAGGTGCAGGCCGCCATCGAGGCCTTCAACACCATGCAGGCCCGCCTCGGCCAGTTCCTGCAGGACCGGCTGAGGCTCCTCGCTGGCATCAGCCACGACCTCAGGACCCCGCTGACGACCCTGCGCCTCAAGGCGGAGTTCGTCGAGGACGAGGCGGTCCGCGACGACCTCGTGAAGACCATCGAGGAACTGGCCGCCATCTGCGAGGCGACCCTCGCCTTCACGCGCGCCGAGGCCGCCGCCGAGGAGACCCAGACGATCGACATGGCCAGCCTCCTCGCCGAGGTCGTCGAACCATTCCGCCTCGCCGGCGCGCCGGTGAGCCTCGACGCGCCCGGCCCCGCGCCGCTCGCCTGCCGGCCGGTGGCGCTGAGGCGGGCGCTGCGCAACCTGGTCGACAATGCCCTGCGCTACGGCAAGACCGCCCGCATCCGCCTGGAGCGCGCGCCCGACGGGGCCGTCTCGGTCACGGTCGAGGATGACGGCCCGGGCCTGCCGGAGGACCGCATCGAGGACGCCTTCCAGCCCTTCGTGCGCCTCGACGCCTCGCGCAACCCGGAGACCGGCGGCATCGGCCTCGGCCTCGCCATCGCGCGCAGCATCGTGCGCGCCCATGGCGGCAGCCTGACCCTCGCCAACCGCCCCGCGGGCGGCCTCGCGGCCGTGGTCCGCCTTCCCTCCCCGTCCGGGGCCGGCGAAGGGCGCGGTTCGTGACCGGGGCCGGACGCGGCGGGACCTACGCCGGCTCTTCGCGCACGATGTCCTCGGCCGGGATGTCGATCCGGCAGCGCACGCCCATGGGCAGGAACTCGAGTTGGGTCCGCCCGGCCGTCGAATAGCCGAGGCTCCGCGCGATCACCGTTCGGCCGAAGCCGGAACGGCGGGGCGCCACCACCTCCGGCCCGCCGGTCTCCACCCACTCGATCGCGAAGGCGCCGTCCCCGCCCGACCAGCCGATCTCGCGGATTGCGACCCGCCCGTCCGGCCGGGAGAGCGCCCCGTACTTGACCGCGTTGGTGGCCAGTTCGTGGATGATAAGGCCGAGCGCGATGGCGGTCCGCGGCTTCAGGGACAGCACGATGTCCTCGACCTCGATCCGGGTCGCCCGCTCGTCCGCGTAGGGCGCCAGTTCCGCCCGCAGGATCTCCGGCAGCGACAGGCTGGTCCAGCCCTTCTGGGCGAGCAGCGTGTGGGTCGCCGCGAGCGCCTCGATGCGCGCCGTGAAGGCCTCCTGGAAGTCGACCAGGTTGTCCTTGCTGGAGGCCGTGCGCTTGCTGATCGAGACCACGATCGCCAGCGTGTTCTTCACCCGGTGGTCCAGCTCCTGCATGAGGAACTGCTGGTGCTTCTCGGCCGCCTTGCGCTGGGACAGGTCGAAGAGCGTCAGGACGCATCCCGCGGTCTCGCCGGCCGAGATCCTCAGCGGCGCCGCGCTGACCAGGAAGTCCTTGGGGCCGAGCGCCTCGGGGGCGAAGACCTCCGACCCTCGGATGGACTCGCCGCCGAGCGCCCGCTCGATGAGGTCGCGCGCCGAACGCACCTCGCCGGACACCCCGAAGGCGAGCGGGATCGCCTCCTCGAAGGGCCGACCGACGAGATCCGCCCCGAGCGCCTCCGCCGAGGCCGCGTTGGCATGGGTGATCACGCCCGTCCGGTCGCAGACGATGACCGCCTCGTTGGCGGAGGACAGGATGGCGAGCGCCGCCCGCTCGGCGCGCTCCGCCCGCTCCGCCCGGACCCGCTCGGTAAGGTCCGAAAACGTGACGGCGCGGCCCATGATGGTGCCGAGCCGGACGGGCGTCGCCGCGACCTGGTAGACGATCTCCTCCTCGCCGGACCCGAGCGTCACCGGGGCGCTCGCCCGCCCGTCCGCCGATCCGATCACCACCTCCTCGACGGCCCGCGCCGCGCCGGGCCCGAAGAGGTCCGCGAGACGCCGCCCCTGCAGCGCCGGCAGTGACGCATGGAGAAGACCGCAGAGCGCGGAGTTGGCGTAGAGGATCCGGCCCGCGCCGTCCGTTGCCGCGGCTCCCGGCACCATGGCCTCCATGAAGTTGCGGTAGGCCTCGGTGCTGTCGCCGATCATGTAGACGTTGTCTTCGGCCTCGCCGCGGACCACGAGCGCGTCGACCTCGCCCTCCCGGATGGCCCGGAGGGTATCCTCCGCCTCCTCGAGCCGCCGCCGCAGGTCGGAGACGAGTTCGGCGGCCTCCGCGGCCGCGACGGCGCTCATTTGCCTTCGACCCGGAGGTTCACCAGCACCTTCTCGACGTCGGACAGGTCGCCGATGATCTTGCGGATCGGCACCGGCAGTTCGCGGACGAGCGTCGGGATCGCCACGATCGAGTGCTCGCGGGCGAGCTTCGGGTTCGTCTTCAGGTCGATGACCTCCACCACATAGTCGCCCGGGAGGTGCTCGGCGCAGATCTTTTCGAGATTCGATATCGCGGCGAGAGACTTGGGCGTCTGCCCCGCCACATAGAGCACCAGTTTCCGCGGCTTGCCCGCATCCGTTGCCATGTCCACCACCCTGAGAGACTCCATCGTCAGCCGCGCCTGCTCGCCCTTATCTCTTCTTCGTCCTCGACGATCTGCGCGAGATAGGCCTCTTCCTGCCCGAGCATCGAATTCAACTCGATCTCGTCCGCGTCGAGCTCGGCCTGCAGGGCCTCGATCTGCGCGCGCACCTTGCGCCGCCGCTGCTCGATGAGGCCGAGCGTCTTGGCGGAGAGGGCCCGCCGTTCCGCCTCGGCCCGCCGTTGCCGATTCTCCTCGATCCGGCGCGACGTACCCGTCAGCGCCCGCCCGTCGCCGACATACGGCGGCAGGAGCCGGATCCCCTCGTCGCTCATGACGAACTCGCGAACCTGGTTGGAATGATCCATGCCGCGGGCCTTGAGAAGGTAGAGTTCGCGGTTGAACTCGCCGTTGAGCTCACGGTTCAGCAGCAGGATCCAGGCGTCCATCAGCGAGGAGAGGCCCGCCTCCGTGCGGATCAGCGTGTCGCCGCCCTGCATGAGGTTGGTGAAGACGGCCGTGATGCCCCGGGATTTCAGGAAGTCCACGATCCGCAGGAGCATGGACTGCACCTCCGTGCGGTCGCCCGACTCCGTGAAGGCCGAAATCGGGTCGAGGACGACGAGCCGGGGCGAGAAGCGGATCACGTCGCGGAGCACGACGGCGAGGTGCATCTCCAGGCTGTAGAAGGTCGGTCGCGTGGCGACGAACCTGAGGAGGTCCCGCTCCACCCAGGGACGGAGGTCGATCCCGATCGACCGCATGTTGCGCTCGACCTGCGAGAAGGATTCCTCGAAGGAGAAGTAGAGCGCCCGCTCGCCCCGCCGGCAGGCCGCGTCGACGAAGCTCGCCGCCAGCGACGACTTGCCCGACCCGGCCACGCCGGACAGGAGCACGCTGGAGCCCCGGTGGAACCCGCCGCCGCGCAGCATCGCGTCGAGGTCCGCGACGCCTGTCGAGATCCGCTCGTCGTGGACCTTGTGGTCGAGCCCGGCGGCCGACACCGGCAGCACGCTGAACCCTTCGGTGTCGATGATGAAGGGGTACTCGTTGGTCCCGTGGCTGGTCCCGCGGTACTTGACGATGCGCAGCCGCCGCGTCGAGATCTGGTTTTCCACCCTATGGTCGAGCAGCACGACGCAATCCGAGACGTATTCCTCCAGGCCCTGCCGCGTCAGCGTCCCCTCGCCGCGCTCGCCCGTGATGATCGTCGTCAGGCCGCGGGTCTTCAGCCAGTCGAATAGGCGTCGGATCTCGGCGCGCAGGATGGCCGGGTTCGAGAAGGCGCTGAACAGGCTCTCGATCGTGTCGAGGACCACGCGCTTCGCCCCGATCGTGTCGATGGCCAGTTCCAGCCGCAGAAACAGGCCTTCCAGATCGTAGTCGCCGATCTCGGCGAGTTCGGAGGGGTCGACCGCGATGTGCTCGATCAGGACCTTCTCCTCCTCGATCAGCCGATCGAGGCCGAAGTCCAGCGAGGCGACATTGTCGACGATGTCGACCGGCCGTTCCTCGAAGCTGACGAAGACACCCGGCTCGTTGAACTCGCGGGCGCCATGGACCAGGAACGTCGCGGCGAACAGCGTCTTGCCGCAGCCCGCCGAGCCGCAGACCAGAGTGGGGCGGCCGGTCGGCACCCCGCCGAGCGTGAGTTCGTCGAAGCCGGCGATGCCGGTCCGGGACTTGTGGATACCTGCCGGCATGCGATGTGATATCCCTCCGGCCCCACGGACGGGGCCATGGCCCCCGGGGTGGCCGAACGAATTCATTCTCATATATGCGTAGATCTTCGCAATAGCACGCACCCGCACGGTAGCCGCGCGCGGCCCCGCGTGGTCCGGCGGCATCGGCCGTGCCCGGCCCACGTCATGGAAGGCGTCAGGGCCGGGCCGTCGCGACCTGCGCCTGGATCTTGCCGCTGATGGGCCCCGGCCCGAACCGTTCCGCCAAGCGCCGCGCCGCATGGTCGGTCGCCTCGCCGAGCCGTCCGGGGCCCCGGGTCTCGATCTCGGCGCTGAGCGGCGTGCCCTCGCAATAGGCCCGGGCGACGTCGCGCGCCTGTGTCGCCTCGCTCGTCTCGGCCCGGGTCTCGATCTCGACGGAGCCGAAGCCCGCCGCCCGCAGGTCAGCGGCGATCCGGTCCCGATCGCCATAGCCGTGCGGCGTCCGCGCTAGAAAAAGCGGCGGATCGTCGGGGAAGAGTTCGCCGACCGCAGCCGTCACCACATCGGCGAAGACGTTCTCGCCGATGCGGTCCCAGACGCTCAGGAGAAAGGTGCCGCCGGGCTTGAGCACCCGCCGCACCTCCCGGTAGGCCGCCGGCCGGTCGGGAAAGAACATGGCGCCGAACTGGCAGGCCACCACGTCGAACAGGTCGTCCCCGAAGGGCAGCCCCATCGCATCCGCCGGCCGGAACTCGATGCGCGGATCCTCGGGCTGGCGCGCCCGCGCCCGGTCGAGCATGGCCGGATTGAGGTCGGTGACCATGTAGCGGGCATCCGGGCCGAGGAGCGGGGCCAGCGCCCGCGGCACGGCTCCGCTGCCGGCGGCGATCTCCAGGACCGCGCCCGGCTCCAGCGCGGCCACCCGCCGGGCCATGTCGGCCGCGTAGGCCTCGAAGATGAGCGGCACGAGCGCGGCGTCGTAGATCTCCGGGATCGAACCGGCGAAGACGCGATCCTTGTCCGTCATGGCCTTCTCCCGTCCTGGCCCCCGAACGGCCGACAGCCTAGCACGGGCCGGGCGGGTGCCACGGTCACGACCGCGCGACAGGGGCGGGGGACGGCCTCAGGTCCGCAGGGGCCCGCGCGCCGCCGCCCCGGACCGGGCCGCCGCGAACACCAGTCCGGCGCCGAGCACGATGCCGGCCGTCACCGTGAAGCCGGCCGGGGTGGCGAGCGAGAAGGCGCGCGTCAGGCCGGTGACCACCACGGGCCCGACCGCGAGCCCGACATCGCCCGCCATGCGGAAGAGGCCCATGGTCCGGCCGGTCGCGCCCGCCGCGACGCCCTCGAGCACGACCGCGCCCGCGGCCGGGAGCGCCAGGCCCGAGGCCGCCATGACGAGGGTCGTGCCGAGCCAGAGCGCCCATTCGGCCGGCACGATGGCCATGAGCAGGAGGCCCGCCAGCGCCGCCAGGGTAGTCGCCACGATGGAGGGGGTCGGGCCGAGCCCGTCGACGATGCGCGCGTTGGCCGGGAGCAGCACGAAATTGGCCAGGGTGGCGAGGCCGATCAGGAGTCCGAGCCGGTCGGGCGACATCGCGTGCTGGCTCGCCGCCACCGCCGGCACCAGCGTCCAGCCCGTGACCGTGCGCGCCAGGAAGGCCGAGAAGCCGATGGCGGCCCCCGCGACGAGGCCCGCCGTCC is part of the Prosthecomicrobium sp. N25 genome and encodes:
- a CDS encoding metal ABC transporter solute-binding protein, Zn/Mn family, with translation MSPRRATLGVALLAALLLPGTARAGETVLAGIRPIQGVAAALAAGTGLTVEPAAEPLPGMARLARTLARPDPARDRRLAAAAAVVTVDSVWPEDPLYREARARNIRVVRIDAARALDGPGLSVAVVARPSSSMPWRRDPPAAGPAPQVWFSLANCIRMAEIVAGDMRRLAPADAAAIEANRAAFVQRLQALKAEYEARFAALPDPRVLALTDRFVYLTNEFGLDVEGYLLEDDVRWTKADLDGLAAFLKERDLRVVLHHWEPAAPIRQAIAAGGARLVVLDDLEAAPPAASAAGDLERVLRSNLDRLAAALGN
- a CDS encoding PepSY-associated TM helix domain-containing protein → MKPVFLRLHRWISLTFALPLLAVILTGLVLSFEPIAQVSAVKPGSLTLPAVEALLAKADPEGKAGGLSIAPQDGTLTIGGGPGGPGRSFDLSTGAPRAGGTWAGVFNTARGLHERLIGDLGWLVTASTIAMLVIVTLGVLMGLPRLRNTVPGWHKGTAWFLLPLVVLSPLTGLALAFGITLSAPLAPAGGGPVPLVQALRMVAADHDLSTLNSIRRRGPVMMARVWEGGELAAYAVTSSGLVRLPRNWPRLIHEGNGAGVWSGGLNVITSVALTGLLGTGVWIWARRSLRRRPGALQAARAAGNP
- a CDS encoding response regulator — its product is MERTPHVLVVDDHREIRELLARFFVKNGLRVSVAAGGAEMRQVLRAGAVDVIVLDIMMPGEDGLSLCRQLRQTSDVPIVLLTAVAEETDRIVGLELGADDYVTKPFSPRELLARIRAILRRTQAASKPTPETERRQYRFEGFTLDPARNALFDAAGTPVPLGTAEFRLLHAFVARPGMVLTRDQLLDITAGRSAQVFDRSIDNLVSRLRRRIEKDPQHPALVKTVWGDGYMFAAPVEVLE
- a CDS encoding ATP-binding protein: MTARTVPQRLWPRGLAGRLVLLLTVALAAAQAAFALAMWGQQDVLVAELARGQALRETVALARLLRRYPPADGEALAEAFGSRQSCARLTSGPAPPGEPMSAAESELARTLGAMLHGVGAGDPQVSIEPVGASRNPCEGLGPVRRRPPGDEASGAARPPAEPPGVPGRARVAAVALSVPLGDGRGLTVRTTVDVPARWTWATFLSFVLSSLAVAGVVVVAVAVQTRSLRTLADASDRLGRGEAVAPLDPRGPREVQAAIEAFNTMQARLGQFLQDRLRLLAGISHDLRTPLTTLRLKAEFVEDEAVRDDLVKTIEELAAICEATLAFTRAEAAAEETQTIDMASLLAEVVEPFRLAGAPVSLDAPGPAPLACRPVALRRALRNLVDNALRYGKTARIRLERAPDGAVSVTVEDDGPGLPEDRIEDAFQPFVRLDASRNPETGGIGLGLAIARSIVRAHGGSLTLANRPAGGLAAVVRLPSPSGAGEGRGS
- a CDS encoding HWE histidine kinase domain-containing protein; the protein is MSAVAAAEAAELVSDLRRRLEEAEDTLRAIREGEVDALVVRGEAEDNVYMIGDSTEAYRNFMEAMVPGAAATDGAGRILYANSALCGLLHASLPALQGRRLADLFGPGAARAVEEVVIGSADGRASAPVTLGSGEEEIVYQVAATPVRLGTIMGRAVTFSDLTERVRAERAERAERAALAILSSANEAVIVCDRTGVITHANAASAEALGADLVGRPFEEAIPLAFGVSGEVRSARDLIERALGGESIRGSEVFAPEALGPKDFLVSAAPLRISAGETAGCVLTLFDLSQRKAAEKHQQFLMQELDHRVKNTLAIVVSISKRTASSKDNLVDFQEAFTARIEALAATHTLLAQKGWTSLSLPEILRAELAPYADERATRIEVEDIVLSLKPRTAIALGLIIHELATNAVKYGALSRPDGRVAIREIGWSGGDGAFAIEWVETGGPEVVAPRRSGFGRTVIARSLGYSTAGRTQLEFLPMGVRCRIDIPAEDIVREEPA
- a CDS encoding circadian clock KaiB family protein codes for the protein MESLRVVDMATDAGKPRKLVLYVAGQTPKSLAAISNLEKICAEHLPGDYVVEVIDLKTNPKLAREHSIVAIPTLVRELPVPIRKIIGDLSDVEKVLVNLRVEGK
- the kaiC gene encoding circadian clock protein KaiC — encoded protein: MPAGIHKSRTGIAGFDELTLGGVPTGRPTLVCGSAGCGKTLFAATFLVHGAREFNEPGVFVSFEERPVDIVDNVASLDFGLDRLIEEEKVLIEHIAVDPSELAEIGDYDLEGLFLRLELAIDTIGAKRVVLDTIESLFSAFSNPAILRAEIRRLFDWLKTRGLTTIITGERGEGTLTRQGLEEYVSDCVVLLDHRVENQISTRRLRIVKYRGTSHGTNEYPFIIDTEGFSVLPVSAAGLDHKVHDERISTGVADLDAMLRGGGFHRGSSVLLSGVAGSGKSSLAASFVDAACRRGERALYFSFEESFSQVERNMRSIGIDLRPWVERDLLRFVATRPTFYSLEMHLAVVLRDVIRFSPRLVVLDPISAFTESGDRTEVQSMLLRIVDFLKSRGITAVFTNLMQGGDTLIRTEAGLSSLMDAWILLLNRELNGEFNRELYLLKARGMDHSNQVREFVMSDEGIRLLPPYVGDGRALTGTSRRIEENRQRRAEAERRALSAKTLGLIEQRRRKVRAQIEALQAELDADEIELNSMLGQEEAYLAQIVEDEEEIRASRRG
- a CDS encoding class I SAM-dependent methyltransferase, with product MTDKDRVFAGSIPEIYDAALVPLIFEAYAADMARRVAALEPGAVLEIAAGSGAVPRALAPLLGPDARYMVTDLNPAMLDRARARQPEDPRIEFRPADAMGLPFGDDLFDVVACQFGAMFFPDRPAAYREVRRVLKPGGTFLLSVWDRIGENVFADVVTAAVGELFPDDPPLFLARTPHGYGDRDRIAADLRAAGFGSVEIETRAETSEATQARDVARAYCEGTPLSAEIETRGPGRLGEATDHAARRLAERFGPGPISGKIQAQVATARP